From the Streptomyces sp. NBC_01216 genome, the window CGAGGACAGCCGGCTCGGCGTCCAGGCCGCGCGGGCCGCCGGCATGGACGTGTACGGCTTCACCGCCATGACCCGCCCCGAGCAGCTCGCCGACGCCGACGGCCACTTCGACGACATGCGGGACCTTCTGCGGCTGCTCGGCTGACCCCCCGGGGCCGCCGACCACCGCCGGACCCTCCCCGGATGCGGCAGGCCCCGGCGAGGACAGGCCCCGGAATGGGCAGGTGATCCATCTACCCATGGGTACTCCCGGGACCTACGCTGTGCCGCCATGACGGATGCGCGGTTGCGGCGTGGGCGGGGAGCTCTGGCGGTCGGCTTCTTCGTGCAGGGGGTGACCTTCGCGCTGCTGGTGACACGGATACCGGCGATCCAGGACCGGTACGGGATATCGGACGCACTCCTGCCGGTGTTCCTGGCCGCCGTGCCGATCCTGGCCGGTGTGGCCAGCGTCGGCACCGAGAAGCTGGTCACCCGGGTGTCGCCGGGGGTGGTGCTGCGAGCGGCGCAGCCGGTGGTCCTGCTGGCGCTGCTAGGGGTGGGCGCCGGCCACGAGATGTGGCACGCCGCCGTCGCGCTGGGGAGCTTCGGCCTCGCGGTCGGCGCGCTGGACGCGTCGATGAACATGCTGGGCGTGAGCCTCCAGCGGGCGTACGGGCGGAGCATCATGCTCGGCTTCCACGCGGCGTACAGCCTGGGCGGGATCGCGGGGGCCTCGCTGGCCTGGGCGGGGGCGCACTGGGGCCTGCCGCTGGTCGTCTCGTATCTGCCCGTGGTGGCCGTCGCGCTGCCCGCCGTGCTGATCGCCGGCCGCTGGTACGTCGCGGGGGGAGAGGAACGGCCGGAGGAACCGCGGCCGGGGAAGGGCGCCGGGAGCGGTGTCGCCTTCAGGCTGCTGCTGCCGCTGTGCCTCGTGATGACCTTCGCGTACATCGGGGACTCCACGGTCTCCAACTGGAGCGCGAAGTACCTCCAGGACGTGCTCGGCGGCTCAGAGGAGCTGGCGACCGTGCCCTACAACGCCTACATGGTCACCACGCTGCTCGGACGGGCCGTGGGCGACCTCGGAGTGCGTCGGCTCGGTGCCGTGACGGTGGTGCGCTGCGGGGCCGTCCTGGCGGCGCTGGGCTTCGCCGTGGTCGCCGCGGCGCCGGGAGCGTGGACCGGGATGGCCGGCTTCACCGTCCTCGGGCTCGGCCTGAGCGTGATCGTGCCGCAGACCTTCGCGGCGGCCGGGCGGCTCTTCCCGGGGTCGAGCGACACCGCCGTCGCACGGCTGAACGTCTTCAACTACGTCGGCTTCCTCATCGGCTCTCCCCTGGTCGGAGCGCTCGGGGACACCTGGAACTACCGGGGGGCGATGCTGGTGCCGATGCTCCTCGTGCTCGTGACGGTGGTGTACGCCACGTCGTTCGGTTCTCAACCGGCCCGATACGGTGGCGGGCATGAGCGGCCGCGCACTGTTGATGTGGGATGAAGCTGTCACGGGCTACGACTTCGGGCCCCGGCATCCGATGGACCCGGTCCGGCTCGCACTGACCATGGGGTTGGTGCGGGCGTACGGGCTGGACCGAGCGGTGGACGTGGTCGCGGCCAGGCCGGCCGGGGCGTCGACGCTGCGGCTCGTGCACCGCGAGGACTACGTGGCCGCCGTGCGAGCCGCCTCGGCCGACCCGAAGGCCGCCGACCTGTCCTACGGACTGGGCACCGAGGACGATCCGGCGTTCACCGGGATGCACGAGGTGTCCGCGCTGATCGCCGGGCAGTCGGTGGGGGCCGCGGAGGCGCTGTGGCGGGGCGAGGCATCGCACGCCGTCAACTTCTCGGGCGGTCTGCACCACGCGATGCCGGGCAGCGCGTCCGGGTTCTGCATCTACAACGACGCCGCGCTGGCGATCGCCCGGCTGCTGGAGCTCGGCGCGGAGCGGGTCGCGTACGTGGACGTGGACGTGCACCACGGAGACGGGGTGCAGGCGGCGTTCTGGGAGGACCCGAGGGTCCTGACCGTCTCGTTGCACGAGCACCCGCGGACGCTGTTCCCTCAGACGGGCTGGCCGGAGGAGACGGGCGCGGCGGGGCGCGGCGAGGGCTCGGCGGTGAACGTGGCGCTGCCGGCGGGGACCGGCGACGCGGGATGGCTGCGGGCCTTCCACGCCGTGGTGCCGGAACTTCTGGCGGACTTCCGCCCGCAGGTGCTGGTGACGCAGCACGGGGCCGACACCCACTTCGAGGACCCGCTGGCGCACCTGGCGGTGTCGCTGGACGCCCAACGGGCGGTGCAGGAAGCGTGCCACGAGCTGGCGCACGCCCATGCCGACGGGGGGAAGTGGCTGGCGCTGGGCGGCGGCGGGTACGCGGTGGTGGACGTCGTGCCGCGGTCGTGGACGCATCTGGTAGGGATCGCCGCGCACGCCCCGGTCGAACCCGCGTCCATGATCCCGTCCTCGTGGCACGACGAGGTGTACGCGCGGACGCGGCAGCCGGGGCC encodes:
- a CDS encoding MFS transporter is translated as MTDARLRRGRGALAVGFFVQGVTFALLVTRIPAIQDRYGISDALLPVFLAAVPILAGVASVGTEKLVTRVSPGVVLRAAQPVVLLALLGVGAGHEMWHAAVALGSFGLAVGALDASMNMLGVSLQRAYGRSIMLGFHAAYSLGGIAGASLAWAGAHWGLPLVVSYLPVVAVALPAVLIAGRWYVAGGEERPEEPRPGKGAGSGVAFRLLLPLCLVMTFAYIGDSTVSNWSAKYLQDVLGGSEELATVPYNAYMVTTLLGRAVGDLGVRRLGAVTVVRCGAVLAALGFAVVAAAPGAWTGMAGFTVLGLGLSVIVPQTFAAAGRLFPGSSDTAVARLNVFNYVGFLIGSPLVGALGDTWNYRGAMLVPMLLVLVTVVYATSFGSQPARYGGGHERPRTVDVG
- a CDS encoding acetoin utilization protein AcuC; protein product: MSGRALLMWDEAVTGYDFGPRHPMDPVRLALTMGLVRAYGLDRAVDVVAARPAGASTLRLVHREDYVAAVRAASADPKAADLSYGLGTEDDPAFTGMHEVSALIAGQSVGAAEALWRGEASHAVNFSGGLHHAMPGSASGFCIYNDAALAIARLLELGAERVAYVDVDVHHGDGVQAAFWEDPRVLTVSLHEHPRTLFPQTGWPEETGAAGRGEGSAVNVALPAGTGDAGWLRAFHAVVPELLADFRPQVLVTQHGADTHFEDPLAHLAVSLDAQRAVQEACHELAHAHADGGKWLALGGGGYAVVDVVPRSWTHLVGIAAHAPVEPASMIPSSWHDEVYARTRQPGPARMTDGRWPVAWRDWEEGYDPADRLDQAVLATRRAAFPLRGLLP